One Bacillota bacterium genomic region harbors:
- a CDS encoding site-2 protease family protein, translated as MAPVIDSGAILDGVALVIAFVVGITFHEFAHGWAADKIGDPTARHAGRLTFNPLAHVDPVGTLLVPALLLFSGSRFVFGWAKPVPINPYNFRDRRRGLILVSLAGPLANVVVAVAAALLLRVWGAATQEVVYILVQIILINIFLAIFNLIPVPPLDGSKVLAGLVPGRQEWMVQLEQYGMLILLLLIFTGMIGWIGEHLVVPLARLLINFGAGTTII; from the coding sequence GTGGCACCCGTGATTGACAGTGGTGCGATTTTAGACGGGGTCGCGCTGGTGATTGCATTTGTAGTGGGCATCACGTTCCACGAATTCGCGCACGGGTGGGCGGCGGATAAGATCGGCGACCCCACGGCGCGTCACGCCGGGCGGTTGACGTTTAACCCGCTGGCGCACGTCGACCCTGTGGGAACCCTTCTGGTCCCGGCACTGCTGTTGTTTTCCGGGAGCAGGTTTGTATTCGGCTGGGCTAAACCCGTGCCGATAAACCCGTACAACTTCCGGGACCGGCGTCGTGGATTGATCCTGGTATCGCTTGCCGGGCCGCTGGCAAACGTTGTTGTGGCGGTGGCTGCGGCGTTGCTGCTAAGGGTTTGGGGCGCGGCGACGCAAGAGGTGGTTTACATTCTGGTGCAGATAATCCTTATAAACATTTTTCTGGCGATTTTCAACCTCATCCCGGTACCGCCGCTGGACGGATCAAAGGTACTGGCAGGGCTTGTCCCGGGGCGGCAGGAGTGGATGGTTCAGCTTGAACAGTACGGGATGCTTATACTTTTGCTCCTGATATTCACCGGGATGATTGGCTGGATAGGTGAACATCTTGTTGTACCGCTTGCCCGTCTTCTGATTAATTTTGGTGCCGGGACAACGATAATTTGA